A window from Cryptomeria japonica chromosome 1, Sugi_1.0, whole genome shotgun sequence encodes these proteins:
- the LOC131042903 gene encoding probable membrane-associated kinase regulator 4 has protein sequence MAASNYNLKHGQEHENSRKISDLVSEEFSKDGRHFGTRNSCFDFNEFADDDYIDIEVESAMFWEAVSRTKLNGNRAESREFEFDAKALMDDPGCVASPADELFYKGQLLPLHLPPRIQMVENLLASEKSKENKPQSLLGREKPEQNSGGGGSFYRESADDSAFFHTPYESCDATPYDSCEASQELNADLYEAFKENHRVTIKEAAEAESKREKHQRLPMLKKAKKLLDSTQSKQAALALKLKASRLYLKSLFSKSTETKDQNQHQRRTKELDQRDLMNNTSTDQADQNRVTEAINRYVKVIKPGSANGNMDITREGYKVAEAVAKTIHKENSSMIEDHVGRRKSFSGSLPSSKVNVESQKANVSYCSNRVIPSPIGAFLKRSSSTNIDMESAIEGAIAHCKQSAHSASKNNIDPSHINHQRPCSNVEGYVRPRSGSRIAVCEQPEKSGLCRG, from the coding sequence ATGGCAGCCAGCAACTACAATCTTAAGCATGGCCAAGAACATGAAAATTCCAGGAAGATCTCAGACCTTGTAAGTGAAGAGTTCAGCAAGGATGGACGACACTTTGGAACACGGAACTCTTGCTTTGATTTCAATGAATTCGCGGATGATGATTATATTGATATTGAAGTAGAATCTGCCATGTTTTGGGAAGCAGTGAGCAGGACAAAGCTGAATGGGAACAGAGCAGAGTCAAGAGAATTCGAGTTCGATGCCAAGGCCTTAATGGATGATCCAGGTTGTGTTGCTTCTCCTGCAGATGAACTTTTCTATAAAGGTCAGCTGCTTCCTCTCCATCTTCCTCCCAGGATTCAGATGGTGGAGAATCTTTTGGCCTCAGAAAAGTCTAAGGAAAACAAACCCCAAAGCCTTTTAGGGAGGGAGAAACCAGAGCAGAACTCAGGAGGAGGAGGATCTTTCTATAGGGAATCTGCAGATGATTCTGCATTTTTCCACACTCCTTATGAGTCCTGTGATGCTACACCTTATGATTCATGTGAAGCCAGTCAAGAGCTCAATGCAGATCTCTATGAAGCCTTTAAGGAAAATCACAGAGTGACAATCAAGGAAGCAGCGGAAGCTGAATCAAAAAGGGAAAAGCATCAACGTTTGCCAATGCTGAAGAAGGCCAAGAAGCTGCTGGATTCCACCCAATCCAAACAAGCAGCCTTAGCCCTTAAATTGAAGGCTTCCAGATTATATCTCAAGTCTTTATTCTCAAAATCCACAGAAACCAAAGATCAGAACCAACATCAAAGAAGGACTAAAGAATTAGATCAAAGAGATCTAATGAACAATACCAGTACTGATCAAGCAGATCAAAACAGGGTGACCGAGGCCATAAACCGTTATGTGAAGGTAATAAAGCCAGGCTCTGCAAATGGAAACATGGATATAACAAGAGAAGGGTACAAGGTAGCAGAAGCAGTGGCCAAAACTATTCATAAAGAAAATTCATCCATGATAGAAGATCATGTGGGTCGCAGAAAGTCCTTCTCTGGGAGCCTCCCCTCCAGTAAAGTGAATGTTGAATCTCAGAAGGCCAATGTCTCCTATTGTTCAAACCGTGTAATTCCTAGCCCGATTGGAGCTTTTCTTAAGAGAAGCAGCAGTACTAACATAGACATGGAGAGTGCCATTGAAGGAGCCATTGCTCACTGCAAACAATCAGCTCATTCAGCttcaaagaataatatcgatccatCCCATATTAATCATCAAAGACCATGTTCAAATGTAGAAGGATATGTAAGGCCTCGTTCTGGTTCAAGGATTGCAGTTTGTGAGCAACCAGAAAAATCTGGTCTGTGTCGAGGATAG